A single genomic interval of Saccharomyces kudriavzevii IFO 1802 strain IFO1802 genome assembly, chromosome: 3 harbors:
- the CTO1 gene encoding Cto1p (similar to Saccharomyces cerevisiae YCR015C; ancestral locus Anc_1.430) yields the protein MRNIIISDFDETITRDDTIGTIAKLPYLLNPQLKPEWCHFTKNYMDGYHKYKYNGTRSLPLLSSDIPLRISRSNFDETFEEELKYQNHNRIIELNSVNEITKHQIFKSITLEQMKEFARDQNHDNRLLRDGFNRFCFSAIKNLDDFYVLSINWSSEFIYEVIGNKKLNPHHVFCNALKVLTEKSPATYSGEFDCRLLTGSDKIKTLNEILAKTDTRRNNNTEKETCCYWYIGDSETDLLPILHPSTNGVLLINPQENPSKFLKITNQIIGLSNEKISSFQSNNSVGWLKFCDKEGEYSAYLAKSWDSLHDLITQTTKSESK from the coding sequence ATGAGGAACATTATCATTTCagattttgatgaaacGATCACAAGAGATGATACAATCGGTACCATTGCAAAATTGCCGTATCTGCTGAACCCGCAGTTGAAACCGGAGTGGTGTCATTTTACTAAGAATTATATGGATGGATACCACAAGTACAAATATAATGGAACGAGGTCACTACCACTGTTATCCTCAGATATACCATTACGAATTTCGCGATCAAATTTTGATGAGACGTTTGAAGAGGAACTGAAATATCAAAACCATAATAGAATTATTGAGCTAAATAGTGTGAATGAAATCACAAAACACCAGATTTTCAAGTCAATTACCCTAGAGCAGATGAAAGAATTTGCTAGAGATCAAAACCACGATAATCGTTTACTTAGAGACGGTTTCAATcggttttgtttttcagctatcaaaaatcttgatgatttttatgttttatCTATAAATTGGTCAAGTGAATTTATTTATGAGGTCATCGGAAATAAAAAGCTCAATCCTCATCATGTTTTTTGCAACGCCTTGAAAGTATTAACAGAGAAAAGTCCAGCAACTTACAGCGGTGAATTTGACTGCCGGTTATTGACTGGTTCTGACAAGATTAAAACACTGAACGAGATACTAGCGAAGACCGACACCCGtagaaataataatactgAGAAAGAAACTTGCTGTTACTGGTATATAGGAGATAGTGAGACTGATTTGTTACCCATATTACACCCATCTACGAATGGTGTATTGCTCATAAACCCGCAGGAAAATCCATCCAAGTTCTTAAAAATTACTAACCAAATCATTGGTTTgtcaaatgaaaaaatctctAGTTTTCAAAGTAATAACTCCGTTGGGTGGCTGAAGTTTTGCGATAAGGAAGGCGAATACTCTGCTTACCTCGCGAAATCTTGGGATTCCCTGCATGATTTAATTACGCAGACaacaaaaagtgaaagtAAATGA